One segment of Candidatus Bathyarchaeota archaeon DNA contains the following:
- a CDS encoding DNA-3-methyladenine glycosylase, producing the protein MSTRDGLQIIGRILDERFYCRDPSQVARELLGKQLVRRLGEDLLGGLIVEVEAYYGAEDPASRAFKGLKRFNRMMWMEPGRAFIYNVHRYWMFNVVAHEPGGVGAILVRAIEPLFGVDIMMRNRPVRSIRELTSGPGRLTKALAIDKRLDGAYLTEEESGVIILDNSMRVEVGTSHRIGVRRDLERELRFFVKGNSYVSH; encoded by the coding sequence ATGTCCACCCGAGATGGCCTACAAATCATTGGAAGGATTCTCGATGAAAGGTTTTATTGTAGAGACCCCTCACAGGTCGCCCGAGAGCTCCTAGGTAAGCAGCTGGTTAGGAGGCTCGGTGAGGACCTCCTCGGTGGGTTGATCGTTGAGGTGGAGGCCTATTACGGGGCTGAAGACCCCGCCTCCAGGGCATTCAAGGGTTTGAAGAGGTTTAACAGGATGATGTGGATGGAGCCTGGGAGGGCCTTCATCTACAATGTCCACAGGTACTGGATGTTCAACGTCGTAGCCCATGAGCCCGGAGGGGTGGGGGCCATCCTGGTGAGGGCCATAGAGCCCCTATTTGGGGTTGATATTATGATGAGGAATAGGCCTGTGAGGAGCATCCGAGAGCTGACGAGCGGTCCCGGAAGGCTGACAAAAGCTCTAGCTATAGATAAAAGGCTTGATGGAGCATATCTCACGGAGGAGGAGAGCGGGGTCATAATACTGGACAACTCTATGAGAGTTGAGGTTGGAACCTCACATAGGATTGGAGTCAGAAGGGATCTGGAGAGAGAGCTTAGATTCTTCGTGAAGGGCAATTCATATGTATCGCACTGA
- a CDS encoding MoaD/ThiS family protein, producing the protein MYPNPSVFRVEEEAITLREFLDRLGREYLYAFERRGLGVLVNGRRLHPSAKLRRGDEIFIFPIISGG; encoded by the coding sequence ATGTATCCGAACCCATCAGTCTTCAGGGTTGAGGAGGAGGCCATAACCCTCAGGGAGTTTTTAGACAGGCTTGGAAGAGAATACTTATACGCCTTCGAGAGGAGGGGCCTCGGTGTCCTTGTAAATGGTAGGCGCCTACACCCCTCAGCCAAGTTAAGGCGAGGGGATGAGATATTCATATTCCCGATTATATCAGGCGGTTGA